In uncultured Bacteroides sp., one genomic interval encodes:
- a CDS encoding RNA polymerase sigma factor: MTPSYNEKEVLLLLQHEDTQKEAFSRIVAQYSEQLYWQIRRMVLSHEDANDLLQNTFIKAWTNIDYFRAESKLSTWLYRIALNECLTFLNKQRATSMMSIDEPEAEAVSKLEGDPYFSGDEAQVLLQKALLTLPEKQRMVFNLKYFQEMKYEDMSDVFGTSVGALKASYHHAVKKIESFLKDSF; the protein is encoded by the coding sequence ATGACTCCATCTTATAATGAGAAAGAAGTATTGTTGCTGCTGCAGCATGAGGATACCCAAAAAGAGGCATTCTCCAGAATTGTAGCACAATACAGTGAGCAGCTTTACTGGCAAATCCGGCGAATGGTGCTCTCTCACGAAGATGCGAATGACTTGTTGCAGAATACTTTTATTAAAGCCTGGACTAATATAGATTATTTTCGGGCCGAATCAAAACTCTCGACCTGGCTGTATCGCATTGCATTAAATGAATGCCTTACTTTTCTGAATAAGCAGAGAGCGACATCCATGATGTCTATTGATGAGCCGGAGGCCGAGGCCGTAAGCAAACTGGAAGGAGATCCTTACTTTTCGGGAGACGAAGCACAAGTGCTGTTGCAGAAGGCGCTGCTCACTTTGCCCGAAAAGCAACGAATGGTATTTAACCTGAAATATTTTCAGGAAATGAAATATGAAGATATGTCCGATGTCTTTGGTACCTCTGTTGGGGCATTGAAGGCTTCTTATCATCATGCGGTGAAGAAAATAGAAAGTTTTTTAAAAGATTCTTTTTAA
- a CDS encoding T9SS type A sorting domain-containing protein: MKRIVLCFLIIFSFLSYPVVYAQEGRKSLPIDNEQTSVTLTVIGNTVRVQNAAPGSVLEIYNVLGMKVSSIKIDSVDKVITLNLPKGWYILKIENIARKVAIK, from the coding sequence ATGAAGAGAATAGTTCTGTGTTTTTTAATAATCTTCTCTTTTCTGTCTTACCCTGTAGTTTATGCTCAGGAAGGCCGGAAATCTCTACCCATTGATAATGAGCAGACTTCTGTTACTTTAACTGTTATCGGCAATACTGTCCGTGTACAAAATGCTGCACCTGGATCTGTTCTTGAAATTTATAATGTTTTAGGAATGAAAGTATCTTCTATAAAAATAGATTCAGTAGATAAGGTAATTACTCTAAATCTTCCTAAAGGTTGGTATATTCTCAAAATAGAGAATATTGCCCGAAAGGTAGCCATAAAATAG
- a CDS encoding MBL fold metallo-hydrolase codes for MKITYIYHSCFALEFNEFNVIIDYYEDTSKSPENGYIHSYLLRQPQKLYILSSHSHADHFNPEVLSWKLQKSNIQYIFSKDILDAGLANKEDALYLDKLDSYKDDYLNIKAYGSTDIGISFLIQSSENKIFHAGDLNNWHWNEECPLEESQEYENNYLKELELLAKDLTHLDLVFFPIDPRLGKDYMKGAEQFINRISTDILAPMHFDNAYHKIAAFAPYAETKKCKVMKWTSRGESFVL; via the coding sequence ATGAAGATAACCTATATTTATCATAGCTGTTTTGCATTAGAGTTCAATGAGTTCAACGTTATAATAGATTATTACGAGGATACATCCAAATCTCCGGAGAACGGCTATATACACTCATATTTACTTCGCCAACCACAAAAACTTTATATTCTTTCATCGCATTCACACGCAGATCATTTCAATCCTGAAGTTCTTAGCTGGAAGTTACAAAAAAGCAATATTCAGTACATCTTTTCAAAAGATATTCTTGATGCCGGATTGGCTAATAAAGAAGACGCATTATACCTTGACAAACTAGATAGTTACAAAGACGACTATCTTAATATAAAAGCTTACGGCTCTACTGATATTGGTATTTCTTTCTTGATTCAATCTTCAGAAAATAAAATCTTCCACGCAGGCGATTTAAACAATTGGCATTGGAATGAAGAATGCCCACTTGAAGAATCACAAGAATATGAAAATAATTATCTAAAGGAACTGGAGTTATTAGCGAAAGACTTAACTCATTTAGATCTTGTATTTTTCCCCATTGACCCTCGCTTAGGAAAGGATTATATGAAAGGAGCTGAGCAATTTATCAACCGTATTTCAACTGATATTTTAGCTCCCATGCATTTTGATAATGCCTATCATAAAATTGCAGCATTTGCTCCATACGCAGAAACAAAAAAATGCAAAGTCATGAAATGGACATCAAGAGGTGAAAGTTTTGTATTATAG
- a CDS encoding ROK family transcriptional regulator → MNKNFLAELEKGSKNALIKKKIINYYISHGNSTITDLSKEVDLSVPTVTKFISEMCEEGFINDYGKLETSGGRHPNLYGLNPKSGYFIGVDINLYDINIGLINFKGDIVELKMNIPYTFENTIESLNNLCLLVLNFIKKLSIEKEKVLNINVNISGRVNPESGYSYSMFYFDERPLAEILSEKLSYRVTIDNDTRAMTYGEYMIGGVTNEKNIIFVNISWGLGIGIIIDGKIYTGKSGFSGEFGHISTYDNEIICHCGKKGCLETEASGSAMHRMLIERVKGGASSILSEKVLNNETVTLDDILNAIKKEDMLCIDIVEEVGQKLGKQIAGLINIFNPEMVIIGGTVSITGDYITQPIKTAIRKYSLNLVNKDSTIITSKLKEKAGIIGACMIARSRMFEN, encoded by the coding sequence ATGAACAAGAACTTTTTGGCCGAGTTAGAAAAAGGTAGCAAGAATGCCCTTATCAAAAAGAAAATTATAAATTACTATATATCTCATGGAAATTCTACCATCACAGATCTCTCTAAAGAAGTTGATCTAAGTGTGCCTACTGTCACTAAGTTTATTAGTGAAATGTGCGAAGAAGGATTCATCAATGATTACGGAAAACTAGAAACCAGTGGTGGACGTCACCCTAATTTATATGGATTGAATCCTAAATCAGGATACTTTATCGGGGTTGACATCAATCTGTACGATATTAATATTGGCCTGATTAATTTCAAAGGTGATATAGTAGAATTAAAAATGAACATTCCGTACACCTTTGAGAACACGATAGAATCACTTAATAATCTCTGTTTATTAGTTCTGAATTTCATTAAAAAACTTTCTATTGAAAAAGAGAAAGTACTCAATATAAATGTAAACATCTCGGGCCGAGTTAATCCTGAGTCCGGATATAGCTATAGCATGTTTTATTTTGATGAACGCCCTTTAGCAGAGATCCTTTCAGAAAAACTTTCATACAGAGTAACTATTGACAATGATACACGTGCCATGACTTATGGTGAATATATGATTGGTGGAGTAACCAATGAAAAAAATATTATTTTCGTAAACATCAGCTGGGGTCTCGGTATTGGAATTATAATTGATGGAAAAATATACACTGGTAAATCTGGTTTTTCTGGAGAATTTGGACATATCAGCACATACGATAACGAAATTATATGCCACTGTGGTAAAAAAGGTTGCCTGGAAACAGAAGCATCCGGTTCTGCAATGCACAGAATGTTAATAGAAAGAGTAAAAGGAGGTGCCAGTTCTATTTTATCAGAGAAGGTATTAAACAATGAAACAGTAACTTTGGACGACATTCTTAATGCAATAAAAAAAGAAGATATGCTATGCATTGACATTGTAGAAGAAGTTGGCCAAAAATTAGGAAAGCAGATTGCCGGTTTAATTAATATTTTTAATCCGGAAATGGTTATTATTGGGGGAACGGTATCTATTACAGGTGATTATATTACCCAGCCTATAAAAACTGCGATTCGTAAGTATTCTCTTAATCTTGTCAATAAAGATTCTACAATAATCACATCCAAACTTAAAGAAAAAGCAGGCATTATTGGAGCATGCATGATAGCACGTAGCCGAATGTTCGAGAACTAA
- a CDS encoding ribonuclease Z — protein sequence MEKFDVHILGCGSALPTTRHFPTSQVVNLRDKLFMIDCGEGTQMQFRRSKLKFSRLNHIFISHLHGDHCFGLPGLISTFGMLGRTAELCIHAHKDMSKYLDPVLDYFCQHLPYKVTLIPFGTKKPELIYEDRSLTVTTIPLKHRVPCCGFLFEEKAERNHIIRDMIDFYQVPIFQMNRIKNGEDFITPEGEVVPNSRLTIPATPPRRYAYCSDTIYTEKIVDQIQGVDLLFHESTFTQAELPRAKETYHTTARQAAQIALTANVKKLLLGHFSARYEDDLIFLQEAKEIFPVCQLAKEGLYINI from the coding sequence ATGGAAAAATTTGATGTTCATATTCTGGGATGTGGCTCTGCTTTGCCTACCACGCGTCATTTTCCTACTTCTCAAGTTGTAAACTTGAGAGACAAGCTCTTTATGATAGACTGTGGCGAAGGAACGCAAATGCAATTTCGCAGATCTAAACTAAAGTTCTCACGTCTGAATCATATTTTTATCTCTCATCTTCATGGTGATCATTGTTTTGGATTGCCGGGTCTTATCTCTACATTTGGAATGCTGGGCCGTACGGCAGAGCTTTGTATTCATGCGCACAAGGATATGAGTAAATATCTAGATCCGGTGCTTGATTACTTTTGCCAGCATCTTCCATATAAAGTAACATTAATCCCCTTTGGTACTAAAAAGCCAGAATTGATTTACGAGGACCGCTCGTTAACGGTAACTACTATACCTCTAAAGCATCGTGTTCCTTGCTGTGGCTTTCTTTTTGAAGAGAAAGCGGAAAGGAATCATATTATTCGTGACATGATTGATTTTTATCAGGTTCCTATTTTTCAGATGAATCGTATAAAGAATGGTGAGGATTTTATAACTCCTGAAGGAGAAGTTGTTCCTAATAGCCGCCTTACTATTCCTGCAACACCTCCCCGTAGATATGCATATTGTTCAGATACGATTTATACTGAAAAGATAGTAGATCAGATACAAGGTGTAGATCTTTTGTTTCATGAATCCACTTTTACTCAGGCGGAACTTCCCAGGGCAAAAGAAACATATCACACTACTGCTCGACAGGCTGCACAGATTGCTCTTACTGCTAATGTTAAAAAATTGTTGTTAGGGCATTTTTCTGCCCGATATGAGGATGATTTAATATTTTTGCAGGAAGCAAAGGAGATATTTCCGGTATGTCAGCTTGCTAAAGAAGGTTTGTATATAAATATTTAG
- a CDS encoding sugar transferase — protein sequence MKVSQRKQLIKYLLGDYIAANVIWFLANIYRYYNIASSLGFDDFASYQFSGKVLTGQIIIPFFWLLLYYLSGYYNSPMRKSRLLELNKTLVSVEIGVVIVFFVILVNDLPRDYHVYYQLLAILFFGQFILTYSIRALITQKLTTQIHNRIIGFNTIIIGAGEQALKLFQELNAQPQSIGYKVVGFISLEQDPCLIKDQPVERLENIEEFIQRKDVEEIIVAPDFTDEKAFFELLNSLYRFNLPIKVIAGEKNVLSRSVRMSSIYATPMVEITRDNMSEGAKNIKNIFDKIISALALFLFSPLFAWIAWKIKKNSPGDAFYKQERLGYRGKPFTIYKFRTMKMDAEKEIPLLSDLNDERITEFGKILRKYRLDELPQFWNVLKGEMSLVGPRPERKFFVDQIVCKAPYYYQTLSVKPGITSWGMVKYGYANTVDKMIERLQYDLIYLENRSLAIDIKILIYTIRTILTGKGM from the coding sequence ATGAAAGTAAGTCAAAGGAAACAGCTCATTAAATATCTTCTAGGAGATTATATTGCAGCAAATGTGATCTGGTTTCTTGCGAATATTTACCGATATTACAATATAGCCTCTTCACTAGGATTTGATGATTTTGCTTCTTACCAGTTCTCTGGAAAGGTATTAACCGGACAGATTATTATACCTTTCTTTTGGTTATTGCTTTACTATTTATCAGGATACTATAACTCTCCGATGAGAAAATCCAGATTATTGGAACTCAATAAAACACTGGTATCTGTTGAGATAGGAGTAGTAATAGTATTTTTCGTGATATTGGTAAACGACTTACCAAGGGATTATCACGTCTATTATCAATTACTGGCAATCCTTTTCTTCGGACAGTTTATCCTCACTTATAGCATAAGAGCGTTAATAACCCAAAAACTAACAACCCAAATACACAACAGAATAATTGGATTCAATACGATTATAATAGGTGCCGGAGAACAAGCCCTTAAATTATTCCAGGAGCTTAATGCTCAGCCGCAATCTATTGGTTATAAAGTTGTAGGATTTATAAGTCTTGAACAAGATCCTTGCCTTATCAAAGATCAGCCTGTTGAAAGACTGGAAAATATTGAAGAGTTTATTCAGAGAAAAGATGTAGAAGAGATAATAGTTGCACCCGATTTCACTGATGAGAAAGCATTTTTTGAACTGCTAAACAGCCTTTATAGATTTAATTTACCCATCAAGGTTATTGCCGGAGAAAAGAATGTACTTTCGCGAAGTGTAAGGATGTCCTCCATTTATGCTACTCCGATGGTTGAAATAACCCGGGATAACATGTCTGAAGGAGCAAAAAACATAAAAAACATTTTCGACAAAATAATATCAGCACTTGCCTTATTCCTTTTTTCTCCTTTATTTGCGTGGATAGCATGGAAAATAAAAAAGAATTCACCGGGAGATGCTTTTTATAAGCAGGAAAGACTTGGTTACAGAGGCAAACCGTTTACAATATATAAGTTCAGAACCATGAAGATGGATGCTGAAAAAGAAATTCCGCTACTATCAGATCTAAATGATGAAAGAATAACCGAATTCGGAAAGATCTTGAGAAAATATCGCCTGGATGAATTGCCACAGTTCTGGAATGTACTGAAGGGTGAAATGTCATTGGTAGGTCCACGGCCCGAAAGGAAATTTTTTGTAGATCAGATTGTTTGCAAAGCACCTTATTATTACCAGACATTATCAGTAAAACCAGGCATTACATCCTGGGGGATGGTAAAATACGGATATGCAAATACAGTAGACAAGATGATTGAACGTTTACAATACGATTTAATATATCTGGAAAACAGATCGCTAGCCATAGACATAAAAATATTAATATATACGATTAGAACAATACTTACCGGAAAAGGTATGTAA
- the trxA gene encoding thioredoxin, translated as MKTIPLTKDEFLAKVADYNESPDEWKYLGDKPAIIDFYASWCGPCKVIAPILEELAVEYSGKIYIYKVNTEEEEELASVFGIRSIPSLLFVPMYGSPQMAQGAMPKSAFKDAIEKVLLKMEN; from the coding sequence ATGAAAACAATACCGCTAACAAAAGATGAATTTCTTGCCAAAGTGGCTGATTATAATGAAAGTCCTGATGAATGGAAATATCTTGGTGATAAACCTGCCATAATTGATTTTTATGCTTCATGGTGTGGTCCGTGCAAGGTTATAGCTCCAATTCTTGAAGAACTGGCTGTGGAATATTCGGGAAAGATCTATATATATAAAGTAAATACAGAAGAGGAGGAGGAGCTTGCTTCTGTATTTGGAATTCGTAGTATACCTTCTTTATTGTTTGTGCCAATGTATGGTTCTCCTCAGATGGCACAGGGAGCAATGCCGAAATCAGCTTTTAAAGATGCTATTGAAAAAGTTCTTCTGAAAATGGAGAACTGA
- a CDS encoding L,D-transpeptidase family protein, with product MTKRLFLAIPFFMLIMCGCNLDKSDSLDYLNLSYFQEMSDPRFVIDGEKVHKRLLKLCVERSVHSVKDSALYHYYAKEGSSLWLTSYGDWTRIEQLLYWLENSRVHGLNPEKFSVSKIKARFRKLRSLEIKKTDNINRLLAELEYDLSAAYLRYVCGMSYGFVSPGRVLNNIDEAELKPGEVRDSLAPPKMKIYFSIPLKRYDRKFVNNALDAVKGNLNTFMLTVQPKDPFYLRLQKEYVRLAAQKNNSFKEIPDIGKMVLKEGDVNEVVPLIAERLMNLGYLPRIEHAGSIYSSLSSDLLNAVNEFRRSNNMPLSNIIGSYTIGMLNRPLSYYKNILAVNMERARWQKKMSKGSKYVEVNIANFTLKAVDERVDSLLEMKVCCGTYENKTPLLASKIVYMQMNPYWNVPQSIIRKEIIPSFLADPAYFEKHQMKVYDKEGNEVNPLSVKWTSYENEVIPFSVKQEKGEGNSLGRLIFRFPNAFAVYLHDTPSRWAFMKENRALSHGCVRLEKPLDFAFFLLKKKDEKVMDKIRIAIDVPPKTKQGKKLLELPEYKPMKAFTFPETVPLFLDYYTIVMSKDGKLNYCDDIYKFDRPLLKELRKI from the coding sequence ATGACAAAACGCCTGTTTCTTGCTATACCTTTCTTTATGCTGATTATGTGCGGTTGTAATCTTGATAAATCCGATTCTTTGGATTACTTAAACTTATCTTATTTTCAAGAGATGAGTGATCCACGTTTTGTGATAGATGGAGAAAAGGTACATAAAAGGCTATTGAAACTTTGCGTAGAGAGAAGTGTTCATTCAGTTAAAGATTCGGCATTGTATCATTATTATGCAAAAGAGGGCTCTTCTTTATGGCTTACTTCCTATGGAGATTGGACGCGGATAGAACAATTACTCTATTGGCTTGAAAATTCAAGGGTACATGGATTAAACCCTGAAAAGTTTTCTGTGTCTAAAATTAAAGCTCGTTTCAGGAAATTGCGTTCTTTGGAAATTAAGAAGACAGATAATATAAATAGGCTGCTTGCAGAATTGGAGTATGATTTGTCTGCTGCATATCTTCGTTATGTATGTGGAATGAGTTATGGCTTTGTTAGTCCGGGTAGGGTATTAAATAATATTGATGAAGCAGAACTTAAACCTGGGGAAGTAAGAGATTCGCTGGCTCCGCCAAAGATGAAGATTTACTTTTCCATTCCTTTGAAGAGGTATGACAGGAAATTTGTGAATAATGCTTTAGATGCAGTAAAAGGAAATTTGAATACTTTTATGCTGACGGTTCAGCCAAAAGATCCTTTTTATTTGCGTTTACAAAAGGAATATGTTAGGTTGGCTGCTCAGAAAAATAATTCTTTCAAAGAGATACCGGATATTGGAAAGATGGTACTGAAAGAAGGAGATGTTAATGAGGTGGTACCTTTGATTGCAGAGCGGCTTATGAATTTGGGATATCTACCACGGATTGAGCATGCAGGTAGTATTTATTCTTCTTTGTCATCCGATTTGTTGAATGCGGTGAATGAATTCCGAAGAAGTAATAATATGCCTTTGAGTAATATTATTGGTAGTTATACCATTGGAATGCTGAATCGACCATTGAGTTATTACAAAAACATATTGGCAGTGAATATGGAACGGGCAAGATGGCAGAAAAAAATGAGTAAGGGGTCTAAATACGTTGAAGTGAATATTGCGAATTTTACTCTGAAGGCCGTGGATGAAAGAGTTGACTCTTTGTTGGAGATGAAGGTGTGTTGCGGTACTTATGAAAATAAGACTCCTCTTCTGGCAAGTAAAATTGTCTATATGCAGATGAATCCTTACTGGAATGTACCTCAATCAATTATCCGCAAAGAAATTATACCATCATTTCTTGCAGATCCTGCTTATTTTGAAAAGCATCAGATGAAGGTTTACGATAAGGAAGGAAATGAAGTTAATCCGCTTTCTGTTAAATGGACCAGTTACGAAAACGAAGTAATACCATTTAGTGTTAAGCAGGAAAAAGGAGAAGGAAACTCATTAGGAAGACTTATATTTCGTTTTCCAAATGCTTTTGCTGTTTATTTGCACGATACTCCTTCACGATGGGCCTTTATGAAAGAAAACAGAGCGTTGAGTCATGGTTGTGTGCGACTTGAGAAACCGCTCGATTTTGCTTTTTTTCTTTTAAAGAAAAAGGATGAAAAGGTGATGGATAAAATAAGAATTGCAATTGATGTTCCTCCTAAAACAAAGCAAGGAAAGAAATTATTGGAGTTGCCCGAATACAAGCCAATGAAAGCGTTTACCTTTCCGGAAACAGTTCCGCTTTTTTTAGATTATTATACCATAGTTATGTCTAAAGATGGCAAACTGAATTATTGCGATGATATTTATAAATTTGACAGGCCTTTATTGAAGGAACTAAGAAAAATATAA
- the rpsA gene encoding 30S ribosomal protein S1 yields the protein MENLKNVAPVEDFNWDAYENGESFVGASQEELEKAYDSTLNKVSDREVVDGTVISMNKREVVVNIGYKSDGIIPLNEFRYNPELTIGDKVEVYIENQEDKKGQLILSHKKARAARSWDRVNAALETEEIVKGFIKCRTKGGMIVDVFGIEAFLPGSQIDVKPIRDYDVFVGKTMEFKVVKINQEFKNVVVSHKALIEAELEQQKKEIIGKLEKGQVLEGTVKNITSYGVFIDLGGVDGLIHITDLSWGRVSDPKEVVELDQKLNVVILDFDNEKKRIALGLKQLTPHPWDALSAELKVGDKVEGKVVVMADYGAFIEIAPGVEGLIHVSEMSWSQHLRSAQDFMKVGDTVEAVVLTLDRDERKMSLGIKQLKQDPWETIADKYPVGSKHVAKVRNFTNFGVFVEIEEGVDGLIHISDLSWTKKVKHPSEFTSIGADIDVQVLEIDKENRRLSLGHKQLEENPWDVFETVFTVGSVHEGTIIEMLDKGSVVALPYGVEGFATPKHLVKEDGSQAQLDEKLEFKVIEFNKDAKRIILSHSRIFEDAAKAEEKAEKKASSKKTTSKKEEAAPAVTNQAASTTLGDIDALAALKEQMEADKD from the coding sequence ATGGAAAATTTAAAGAACGTTGCTCCTGTTGAAGACTTCAACTGGGATGCGTATGAAAACGGTGAATCTTTTGTTGGTGCTAGCCAAGAAGAACTAGAAAAAGCTTACGATAGTACGCTTAACAAAGTTAGCGACCGTGAGGTGGTTGACGGAACTGTAATCTCAATGAACAAACGTGAAGTTGTTGTTAACATTGGTTACAAATCAGATGGTATCATTCCTTTGAATGAATTTCGTTACAATCCTGAATTAACAATCGGTGATAAAGTAGAAGTTTACATCGAAAATCAGGAAGACAAGAAAGGTCAGTTAATCCTTTCACACAAAAAAGCTCGTGCTGCTCGTTCATGGGATCGTGTTAACGCAGCTCTTGAAACAGAAGAAATTGTTAAGGGCTTTATCAAATGCCGCACTAAGGGTGGTATGATTGTTGACGTATTTGGAATCGAAGCATTCTTGCCAGGTTCTCAGATTGACGTTAAGCCTATCCGCGACTACGATGTATTCGTTGGAAAAACTATGGAATTCAAAGTTGTTAAAATCAACCAGGAATTCAAAAACGTTGTTGTTTCTCACAAAGCTCTTATCGAAGCTGAACTTGAACAACAGAAGAAAGAAATTATCGGTAAACTTGAAAAAGGACAAGTTCTTGAAGGAACTGTTAAAAATATCACATCTTACGGTGTATTCATCGACTTGGGTGGCGTAGACGGTTTGATCCACATTACAGACCTTTCTTGGGGACGTGTTAGCGATCCTAAAGAAGTTGTTGAATTGGATCAGAAGCTTAACGTTGTTATCCTTGACTTTGATAACGAAAAGAAACGTATTGCTCTTGGTTTGAAACAACTTACTCCTCATCCATGGGATGCTCTTTCAGCTGAACTGAAAGTTGGTGACAAGGTAGAAGGTAAAGTAGTTGTTATGGCTGATTACGGTGCATTTATCGAAATTGCTCCAGGCGTTGAAGGTTTGATTCACGTTTCTGAAATGTCTTGGTCTCAACACTTACGTAGCGCTCAAGACTTCATGAAGGTAGGTGATACAGTTGAAGCTGTTGTTCTTACACTTGACCGTGACGAACGTAAGATGTCTTTGGGTATCAAACAATTGAAACAAGATCCATGGGAAACTATCGCAGATAAATATCCTGTAGGTAGCAAACATGTTGCTAAAGTTCGTAACTTCACTAACTTCGGTGTATTCGTAGAAATTGAAGAAGGTGTTGATGGATTGATCCACATTTCTGATCTTTCTTGGACTAAGAAAGTTAAACACCCATCTGAATTTACTTCAATTGGTGCAGATATCGACGTTCAGGTTCTTGAAATCGACAAAGAAAACCGTCGTTTGAGCTTAGGTCACAAACAATTGGAAGAAAATCCTTGGGATGTATTCGAAACTGTATTCACAGTAGGTTCAGTACACGAAGGAACTATTATCGAAATGCTTGATAAAGGTTCTGTAGTTGCTCTTCCTTATGGCGTTGAAGGTTTTGCTACTCCAAAACATCTTGTAAAAGAAGACGGTTCACAAGCTCAGTTAGACGAAAAACTAGAGTTCAAAGTAATCGAATTCAATAAGGATGCTAAGAGAATCATTCTTTCTCACAGCCGTATTTTCGAAGATGCTGCAAAGGCAGAAGAAAAAGCTGAAAAGAAAGCTTCTTCAAAGAAAACAACTAGCAAGAAAGAAGAAGCTGCTCCTGCAGTAACAAACCAAGCTGCTTCTACTACATTAGGTGATATCGATGCATTAGCTGCATTGAAGGAACAAATGGAAGCTGATAAAGACTAA
- a CDS encoding L-threonylcarbamoyladenylate synthase, with protein sequence MEFTEDIKEACRIMNEGGVILYPTDTIWGIGCDATNPEAVNRVYEIKKRIDSKALIVLVDSSVKVDFYVSDVPQVAWDLIELADKPLTIIYDGARNMATNLLAEDGSVGIRVTNEQFSRQLCQRFRKAIVSTSANISGQPSPANFSEISEEIKSAVDYIVKFKQDDLSPAKPSSIIKLGKGGVIKVIRE encoded by the coding sequence ATGGAATTTACAGAAGATATTAAGGAAGCGTGCCGCATAATGAATGAAGGTGGGGTAATTCTTTACCCCACAGATACTATCTGGGGAATTGGATGTGATGCAACCAATCCTGAAGCCGTTAACAGAGTTTACGAAATTAAAAAGCGTATTGATAGTAAGGCACTGATTGTATTGGTAGATTCGTCCGTAAAAGTTGATTTTTACGTAAGTGATGTTCCTCAAGTGGCATGGGATTTAATTGAATTGGCAGACAAACCTCTGACCATAATTTATGATGGAGCCAGAAACATGGCCACAAATTTATTGGCAGAAGATGGAAGTGTGGGCATTCGTGTAACAAATGAACAATTCTCACGCCAGTTATGTCAACGATTCCGCAAAGCAATTGTTTCTACTTCAGCAAATATCAGCGGACAACCATCTCCCGCAAATTTTAGCGAAATAAGCGAAGAGATAAAATCAGCGGTAGACTATATTGTTAAGTTTAAACAGGATGATCTTTCTCCTGCAAAACCGTCCAGTATTATTAAGTTAGGAAAAGGAGGAGTCATAAAGGTGATTCGGGAATAA
- a CDS encoding VOC family protein: MEIKSRFDHFNFNVINLEKSIEFYAKALGLKEAKRKVASDGSFILVYLTDETTSFSLELTWLRDRKEPYNLGDNEIHLCMRVPGNYDKVREFHKEMGCVCYENTDMGLYFINDPDGYWIEILPFK, translated from the coding sequence ATGGAAATAAAAAGCCGATTCGATCATTTCAATTTCAATGTAATCAATCTTGAAAAAAGTATTGAGTTTTATGCCAAAGCACTGGGATTAAAAGAAGCCAAACGTAAAGTTGCCAGTGATGGTTCGTTTATTTTAGTATATCTAACAGACGAAACAACAAGTTTTAGTCTGGAATTAACCTGGTTAAGAGACCGCAAAGAACCTTACAATTTAGGTGACAATGAAATTCATCTCTGCATGCGTGTTCCCGGAAATTACGATAAGGTTAGAGAATTTCACAAAGAAATGGGATGCGTTTGTTACGAAAATACTGATATGGGATTATATTTTATAAATGATCCTGATGGTTATTGGATTGAAATCCTACCTTTCAAATAA